A stretch of the Schistocerca serialis cubense isolate TAMUIC-IGC-003099 chromosome 2, iqSchSeri2.2, whole genome shotgun sequence genome encodes the following:
- the LOC126456478 gene encoding piggyBac transposable element-derived protein 4-like produces MSRKNQEEMLMEWLEIPLSSDDDLECFSDDSIQDETYVAPESVDCDSDSGDEESQVPVIRTEDVSGTRQSDVIMKESTSQLSDNALKLPCSSKNVTKNSRSVVWKDKQLIIPELQSKFHGNTSLPEEVINLNTPYQFFKHIFPSKLFDLIVEESHRYSVQCNSDRPIDLSCDDIKKFIGICLVISIVHVPNTRDYWGEVTGTHLIKATMTVNQYEQIRKFLHFNDNSAMIPRGEKGHDRLFKVRPIIELMRSRFQTIPVEECVSVDEQICSTKARSYLKQYMPNKPHKYGYKLFVISGISGYAYDFEIFTGDENEPEKRVTGEEDLGASANVVVRLSRILPRNMNQKLYCDNYYTSLPLLVWLHKQGIYSLGTVRRNRVPDCKLPSEAELKKMARGASEERVATVDGVDISNVVWKDNKSVMLLSTLAGQQPIHEAGRNNFAKEMEDCVTILPEN; encoded by the coding sequence ATGTCTCGAAAGAATCAAGAAGAAATGCTTATGGAATGGTTAGAGATTCCACTAAGCAGTGATGACGATCTTGAGTGTTTCTCTGACGATTCCATTCAAGATGagacatatgttgctccagaatctGTTGATTGTGATAGTGACAGTGGTGACGAAGAAAGTCAAGTACCAGTAATTAGGACTGAAGATGTTTCTGGAACAAGACAATCTGATGTTATAATGAAGGAATCGACGTCACAGTTGTCTGATAATGCTCTGAAACTgccatgcagcagcaaaaatgttaccaaaaacagCAGGAGTGTGGTTTGGAAAGATAAACAGTTGATTATTCCCGAACTGCAGTCAAAATTTCATGGCAATACTTCGTTACCagaagaagtaataaacttaaatacTCCATACCAATTCTTCAAACATATATTTCCATCTAAATTGTTTGATCTAATTGTCGAAGAGTCTCATAGATACAGTGTGCAGTGTAATTCTGATAGACCAATAGATTTATCCTgtgatgacataaaaaaatttatagGCATCTGTCTCGTAATATCAATAGTTCATGTACCTAATACGAGGGATTACTGGGGAGAAGTTACTGGTACTCATCTGATCAAGGCAACAATGACAGTGAATCAGTATGAGCAAATACGTAAGTTTCTTCACTTCAATGACAACAGTGCAATGATACCCAGGGGTGAAAAAGGTCATGATAGACTCTTCAAGGTAAGACCCATAATAGAATTGATGAGATCTCGGTTTCAAACAATACCTGTTGAGGAGTGTGTTTCTGTTGATGAACAGATATGTTCAACAAAGGCTAGAAGTTATTTGAAACAATACATGCCAAACAAGCCTCATAAATATGGATACAAATTATTTGTTATTAGTGGCATATCTGGTTATGCCTACGATTTTGAGATTTTCACTGGAGATGAAAATGAACCAGAAAAAAGAGTGACTGGGGAGGAAGACTTGGGAGCAAGTGCAAATGTTGTAGTTCGACTCAGTAGGATACTACCAAGAAATATGAACCAGAAACTGTACTGTGACAATTATTACACAAGTCTGCCACTGCTTGTATGGTTACATAAACAAGGAATTTACTCACTTGGGACAGTCAGAAGAAACAGAGTGCCAGACTGCAAGCTCCCTTCAGAAGCTGAGCTGAAGAAAATGGCACGAGGTGCATCAGAAGAGCGCGTCGCAACAGTGGATGGTGTCGACATATCAAATGTAGTGTGGAAAGATAACAAGAGTGTGatgttgctttctacacttgctggACAGCAGCCTATTCATGAAGCAGGGAG